From the Clostridiales bacterium FE2011 genome, one window contains:
- a CDS encoding GNAT family N-acetyltransferase has protein sequence MALRFTWTDGNDKVFRDFYLITEAYYSRIVGGEENRRQFIPYNLSSAVEDVLLVYRNGTPVGCAGLKRYSDTDVEIKRVWVEPACRGRRIATLMMAILEDKAKAKGCRRTVLQTREIMKDAVALYTKLGYQRIDNYPPYDKLEGAVCFAKEL, from the coding sequence ATGGCACTGAGATTCACATGGACTGACGGAAATGACAAGGTTTTCAGGGATTTTTACCTGATCACGGAAGCGTATTACAGCCGGATTGTCGGCGGAGAGGAGAACCGGCGGCAGTTTATCCCTTACAACCTGTCTTCCGCGGTGGAGGACGTGCTGCTGGTATACAGGAACGGAACCCCGGTGGGCTGCGCCGGGCTGAAACGGTATTCTGATACGGATGTTGAGATCAAGCGGGTCTGGGTGGAACCGGCCTGCAGGGGACGCCGGATCGCTACCCTGATGATGGCGATCCTGGAAGATAAGGCGAAAGCGAAGGGCTGCAGACGGACGGTGCTGCAGACCCGGGAGATCATGAAGGACGCCGTCGCACTTTATACGAAACTGGGCTATCAACGGATTGACAACTACCCTCCGTATGACAAGCTGGAGGGCGCGGTATGCTTCGCGAAGGAGCTTTGA